The Saccharothrix variisporea genome has a segment encoding these proteins:
- a CDS encoding helix-turn-helix domain-containing protein — protein MRDDLVRRVFREMATDGRVVEELVRVARRSAADVAALPEAETRRHVQVLLAAALDFFERAGEPDERHFAAAEALGADRAAQGISIDGLLRGVQAGRAEAMKIAIARGQEAGVRPEAILEAVLDMDRYTGALERHVVNGYHTAELELSRTTRDADTHLLRRLLLHGDTPTPGELRRAGLTLGHRYHCLVSDVSDPGRARVLEQHLRAGGGVFGLVEGRLSGLAARLPTPVPGVLLIAAPAAPLDQVHDIHPLCVAAARLATGDGLHPLTDLAGEIALHAQPVLADLLADTLTGLDHTDDFHRELVATALVHLDQGQRLGHAAAALHVHPNTVRYRLDRLAELTGRPWDDTPPSVLAGLRRWWSLRVWLDRGE, from the coding sequence GTGCGCGACGACCTGGTTCGGCGGGTGTTCCGGGAGATGGCGACGGACGGCCGTGTCGTCGAGGAGCTGGTCCGGGTGGCCCGGCGCAGCGCGGCGGACGTGGCGGCGTTGCCGGAGGCCGAGACCCGCCGGCACGTCCAGGTCCTGTTGGCCGCCGCGCTGGACTTCTTCGAGCGGGCGGGTGAGCCCGACGAGCGCCACTTCGCCGCCGCCGAAGCCTTGGGTGCCGATCGGGCGGCGCAAGGGATCTCGATCGACGGCCTGCTGCGGGGTGTTCAGGCGGGTCGGGCGGAGGCGATGAAGATCGCCATCGCACGTGGTCAGGAGGCGGGTGTGCGTCCCGAGGCGATCCTGGAAGCGGTCCTGGACATGGACCGCTACACGGGTGCGCTGGAACGGCACGTGGTCAACGGCTACCACACGGCCGAGCTGGAACTGTCCCGCACGACCCGGGACGCCGACACCCACCTCCTGCGCCGCCTCCTCCTGCACGGCGACACCCCCACCCCCGGCGAACTGCGCCGCGCCGGCCTGACCCTCGGCCACCGGTACCACTGCCTGGTCTCGGACGTCAGCGATCCCGGCCGGGCACGGGTGTTGGAACAACACCTGCGGGCCGGTGGCGGGGTGTTCGGCCTGGTGGAGGGCCGGCTGTCGGGCTTGGCGGCCCGTCTGCCCACCCCCGTGCCGGGGGTCTTGCTGATCGCGGCGCCCGCCGCGCCGCTGGACCAGGTGCACGACATCCACCCGCTGTGCGTCGCCGCGGCCCGCCTGGCGACCGGCGACGGCCTGCACCCCCTGACCGACCTGGCCGGCGAGATCGCCCTGCACGCGCAACCCGTGCTGGCCGACCTCCTGGCCGACACCCTGACCGGCCTGGACCACACCGACGACTTCCACCGCGAACTGGTCGCGACCGCGCTGGTCCACCTGGACCAAGGCCAACGCCTGGGTCACGCCGCCGCCGCACTGCACGTCCACCCGAACACCGTCCGGTACCGCCTGGATCGCCTGGCGGAACTCACCGGGCGGCCGTGGGACGACACCCCGCCCTCGGTCCTCGCCGGACTGCGTCGCTGGTGGTCCCTGCGGGTGTGGCTGGATCGGGGGGAGTGA
- a CDS encoding YncE family protein, producing MRPLRTAALFAACALLATSTPATAQPPLRQVLFVGNNWDGTADVLAASGDFAKIARVNVVPDKDERLREIYLNPVKLAFFLGIRNGPGEGHDQFVDDMYTTPDGTAVVASRPSFADVVSIDLATGRIRWRFPVSGFRSDHMTVSPDGTRVAVSASTSNTVHVLDITTGREVGKFSTGDKPHENVFTNGGTRLWNMSIGEVNTDLDAPWLDFTKGDRLITVVDATTFQQVKVIDMRQRLDAFGRSDLSDAVRPVAFTPDESTLYFQVSFFNGFLEYDVTTDRITRAKTLPKNPTTSEDRTTWVNDSRHHGMSMNPTGTKLCIAGTMDDYATVIDRTTLTEGPLITASKPYWATISGDGKSCVISESGADQVTAIDFATGQKLTSIPVGDHPQRVRLGHVPATWTGPTTN from the coding sequence GTGCGACCACTCCGAACGGCGGCCCTGTTCGCCGCGTGCGCCCTGCTCGCGACCTCCACGCCGGCCACCGCCCAACCACCCCTGCGCCAGGTGCTGTTCGTCGGCAACAACTGGGACGGCACCGCCGACGTCCTCGCGGCAAGCGGCGACTTCGCCAAGATCGCCCGCGTGAACGTCGTCCCCGACAAGGACGAACGGCTGCGGGAGATCTACCTCAACCCCGTGAAGCTGGCGTTCTTCCTCGGCATCCGCAACGGCCCCGGCGAGGGGCACGACCAGTTCGTCGACGACATGTACACCACCCCTGACGGCACCGCCGTGGTGGCGTCCCGGCCGAGCTTCGCCGACGTGGTGTCGATCGACCTGGCCACCGGCCGGATCCGGTGGCGGTTCCCGGTGTCGGGCTTCCGCTCCGACCACATGACCGTCTCCCCGGACGGGACGCGGGTCGCGGTGTCGGCGTCCACCTCGAACACCGTGCACGTCCTGGACATCACCACGGGTCGCGAGGTCGGCAAGTTCTCGACGGGCGACAAGCCGCACGAGAACGTCTTCACCAATGGCGGCACAAGGCTGTGGAACATGTCGATCGGCGAGGTGAACACCGACCTCGACGCACCCTGGCTGGACTTCACCAAGGGCGACCGCCTCATCACCGTCGTCGACGCCACCACGTTCCAACAGGTGAAGGTGATCGACATGCGGCAACGCCTGGACGCCTTCGGCCGCTCCGACCTGTCCGACGCGGTGCGCCCGGTGGCGTTCACGCCGGACGAATCCACGCTGTACTTCCAGGTGTCGTTCTTCAACGGCTTCCTGGAGTACGACGTCACCACCGACCGCATCACCCGCGCCAAGACCCTGCCCAAAAACCCGACCACCAGCGAAGACCGCACCACCTGGGTCAACGACTCACGCCACCACGGCATGTCCATGAACCCCACCGGCACCAAACTGTGCATCGCCGGAACCATGGACGACTACGCCACGGTGATCGACCGAACCACCTTGACCGAAGGCCCGCTGATCACGGCGTCCAAGCCGTACTGGGCAACGATCAGCGGCGACGGCAAGTCGTGCGTGATCTCCGAAAGCGGCGCGGACCAGGTAACTGCAATCGACTTCGCAACCGGCCAAAAGCTCACCTCCATCCCAGTAGGCGACCACCCCCAACGCGTCCGCCTAGGCCACGTCCCCGCAACCTGGACCGGCCCGACAACCAACTGA